In a single window of the Phycisphaerales bacterium genome:
- a CDS encoding GNAT family N-acetyltransferase, whose protein sequence is MRIEVITTTELSGDLLARWRAIQQADPLLASPYFCPEFTQAVAAVRKDVFVGVLEEAGQVVGFFPHQRGPLGVGQPVGGPLSDFHGLIGTPELAVDAVALLAACDLTSWSFHHLLAAQPIFEPYHANVDESHYLDLSGGFAGYAELLRAQGSHLLKDVRAKRRKLERDFGPLRFVPHTTDPAVLQALFDWKSNQYRDSGLVDVFSFDWTRTLLRHLHGVQEPSFGSMLSALYAGEDLAAVHFGMRSHAVWNWWFPRHAERFYKYSPGIVLRISAAEVAPALGLVRIDLGCGGDDTYKPRLRTGGIPLATGTVERPSWAATMRRWRRTTEAWVRRSPLLPLVRAPGRLLTRMERWGRFR, encoded by the coding sequence ATGCGGATCGAGGTCATCACGACGACGGAACTTTCGGGCGACCTGTTGGCGCGCTGGCGCGCCATCCAGCAGGCCGATCCGCTGCTGGCCAGCCCGTACTTCTGCCCGGAGTTCACGCAGGCGGTCGCGGCGGTCCGCAAGGATGTATTTGTCGGTGTGCTGGAAGAGGCGGGCCAGGTCGTGGGCTTCTTTCCGCACCAGCGGGGGCCCCTGGGGGTGGGGCAGCCGGTCGGCGGTCCCCTGTCCGACTTTCACGGGCTGATTGGGACGCCGGAGCTTGCGGTCGACGCCGTGGCGCTGTTGGCGGCTTGCGACCTGACGTCCTGGAGTTTCCACCACCTGCTTGCGGCACAGCCGATCTTCGAGCCATATCACGCCAATGTTGATGAGTCGCACTACCTGGACCTTTCGGGTGGTTTCGCGGGTTATGCCGAATTGCTGCGCGCCCAGGGTTCCCACCTGCTCAAGGATGTGCGGGCCAAGCGGCGCAAGCTCGAGCGCGATTTTGGTCCGCTGCGGTTTGTTCCGCACACTACGGACCCTGCTGTGCTCCAGGCCTTGTTCGACTGGAAGTCGAACCAATACCGTGATTCCGGGCTCGTCGATGTCTTCAGCTTCGACTGGACGCGGACGTTGCTGAGGCATCTGCACGGAGTGCAGGAACCATCCTTCGGCAGCATGCTGTCCGCGTTGTATGCCGGTGAGGATCTGGCGGCCGTACACTTCGGGATGCGTTCACATGCCGTGTGGAACTGGTGGTTTCCGCGCCATGCGGAGCGGTTCTACAAGTACTCACCAGGGATCGTGCTGCGTATCAGCGCTGCGGAGGTAGCACCCGCACTTGGCCTGGTGCGCATTGATCTTGGGTGCGGGGGTGACGATACGTACAAGCCACGTCTGCGCACAGGCGGTATTCCACTTGCGACGGGCACGGTTGAACGTCCCTCGTGGGCGGCGACCATGCGGCGCTGGCGGCGCACGACCGAGGCCTGGGTGCGTCGCAGTCCGCTCCTGCCGCTGGTACGCGCCCCGGGCCGGCTGCTGACGCGCATGGAGCGCTGGGGGAGGTTTCGCTGA
- a CDS encoding polysaccharide deacetylase family protein yields MAVTALTRAGRDGSEAAWKDSVEPWPPVLTKAPPTRRQRLRHALEAAAHRVWLDRVYVRWRRVAGAVILMYHSVAATEEAAWIDPANHLPPEVFNAHLAYLAGHCQIVALEDIVAAVETGRTLPARTVALTFDDGYLDNLTEVAPRLARWGFPATLFLPTAYVTAGAPQWIDVQFSAFRARTRAKLRWPPASGATFDLCVPEEQWTAYQAVAADLLGMDWEARESALQELRAQLGVTVVPPPLTMNWNDVRTLRRKYPAFELGVHTRQHLDLAQHTSQATAEVSSCCDEFEQALGMRPRFFAYPYNRTSPAAIAAVRAAGLRAGVAGEGTAEVPAIPIRAGADPWVLPRVAAPVSVARLGYVASGAHPGFWHALRGRC; encoded by the coding sequence ATGGCGGTAACAGCGCTCACGCGGGCGGGTCGCGACGGCTCCGAGGCCGCTTGGAAGGACAGCGTGGAGCCGTGGCCACCGGTCCTGACGAAGGCGCCCCCGACCCGGCGGCAGCGTCTGCGGCATGCCCTCGAAGCTGCGGCGCACCGGGTGTGGCTCGACCGGGTGTACGTACGCTGGCGGCGCGTGGCCGGCGCGGTCATCCTGATGTACCACAGCGTGGCGGCGACCGAGGAGGCCGCGTGGATCGATCCAGCGAATCACCTGCCACCGGAGGTTTTCAATGCGCACCTCGCGTACCTGGCCGGCCATTGCCAGATTGTGGCGTTGGAGGACATCGTTGCCGCAGTGGAGACGGGTCGCACCCTGCCGGCGCGCACAGTGGCACTCACCTTCGACGATGGCTATCTCGACAACCTGACGGAGGTGGCGCCGCGGCTCGCGCGGTGGGGATTCCCCGCGACGCTTTTCCTGCCGACGGCATACGTTACAGCGGGAGCGCCGCAGTGGATCGATGTGCAATTCAGCGCGTTTCGCGCGCGGACGAGAGCAAAGCTGCGGTGGCCGCCCGCTTCCGGTGCGACGTTTGATCTGTGCGTTCCGGAGGAGCAGTGGACCGCCTATCAAGCCGTGGCCGCGGATCTGCTGGGAATGGACTGGGAGGCGCGGGAAAGCGCCTTGCAGGAGTTGCGTGCGCAGCTCGGGGTGACGGTGGTGCCGCCCCCCCTGACGATGAACTGGAACGATGTCCGCACCCTGCGACGCAAGTACCCGGCATTCGAACTGGGGGTGCATACGCGACAGCACCTCGATCTCGCGCAGCATACGTCGCAGGCGACTGCGGAAGTCAGCAGTTGCTGTGATGAGTTCGAGCAGGCCCTCGGAATGCGGCCGCGTTTCTTCGCCTATCCCTATAACCGTACATCGCCGGCGGCGATTGCGGCAGTGCGAGCGGCGGGGTTGCGGGCGGGCGTGGCGGGAGAAGGAACCGCGGAGGTCCCGGCCATTCCGATCCGGGCGGGGGCAGACCCCTGGGTGTTGCCGCGGGTGGCGGCCCCGGTGAGTGTGGCGCGGCTGGGTTATGTGGCCAGTGGGGCGCATCCCGGCTTTTGGCATGCCCTGCGTGGGCGGTGTTGA
- a CDS encoding glycosyltransferase family 2 protein, with amino-acid sequence MKLLIVIVNYKVTHLTIDCLHSLAPQIGEIPGGGRVAVCENGTGPEAVAALRAAIDREGWGAWVELTTIHPNRGFTGGNNAILRPALAAPDPPEYFLLLNADTLARPGALRALVEFMEAHPDVGIAGSRLESLAGAPRSTAFRFFSVASEFERALRVGFVSRVLRRWEGTGPLPSVPTATDWTSGAALCVRRAVFEEVGLLDEDLYTYFDDIDLCLRARRAGWPTWVVPDSHIVHLMGQSTGVTQRDTRPKRRPTYWFLARRHFWLKNYGPWTTALADAAWITGFALWRLRRFLQRLPDHDPPHLLSDAIRHSVFVTGFRQRPVPNPALTESPA; translated from the coding sequence GTGAAGCTGCTGATCGTCATCGTCAACTACAAGGTGACGCATCTCACCATCGACTGCCTGCACTCGCTCGCACCGCAGATCGGCGAGATTCCCGGCGGTGGCCGCGTGGCCGTGTGCGAGAACGGCACCGGCCCGGAAGCGGTCGCCGCGCTGCGCGCAGCCATCGACCGCGAGGGCTGGGGCGCGTGGGTCGAACTGACGACCATCCACCCCAACCGCGGCTTCACGGGTGGCAACAACGCGATCCTGCGGCCGGCGCTGGCGGCGCCTGACCCACCGGAGTACTTCCTGCTGCTGAACGCCGACACGCTCGCCAGGCCAGGAGCGCTGCGCGCCCTGGTGGAATTCATGGAGGCGCACCCGGATGTCGGTATCGCCGGTAGTCGCCTTGAAAGTCTGGCGGGGGCGCCACGCTCGACCGCATTTCGTTTCTTCAGCGTCGCGAGCGAGTTTGAGCGCGCGCTCCGTGTGGGGTTCGTATCGCGCGTGCTGCGTCGCTGGGAGGGCACCGGACCGTTGCCGAGCGTCCCCACTGCGACCGACTGGACATCCGGTGCCGCCCTGTGCGTACGGCGCGCGGTATTCGAGGAAGTTGGGCTGCTCGACGAGGATCTTTACACCTACTTCGATGACATCGACCTCTGCCTGCGGGCCCGCCGGGCGGGCTGGCCGACCTGGGTCGTGCCCGACAGCCACATCGTCCATCTCATGGGCCAGAGCACCGGTGTCACGCAGCGCGACACGCGCCCCAAGCGCCGCCCAACCTACTGGTTCCTGGCTCGCCGGCACTTCTGGCTCAAGAACTACGGTCCATGGACCACCGCCCTCGCGGATGCCGCGTGGATCACCGGCTTCGCCCTCTGGCGGCTGCGGCGATTCCTCCAGCGCCTGCCCGACCACGACCCGCCCCACCTGCTGTCCGATGCGATCCGTCATAGTGTCTTCGTCACCGGCTTCCGCCAGCGGCCGGTTCCCAACCCCGCCCTCACTGAATCACCCGCGTAA
- a CDS encoding O-antigen ligase domain-containing protein: MSFTVPLAMFGWIPAVFFLFTVLPPRRAVIAAFLLAWLFLPNHEYVISGIPNYDKRSATCAGVLLATILFDPDRFFAFRPHWADLPMLTWCLVPYASSVTNGLGAYDGVSASVNQIVQWGIPYYIGRLYFRDWEGLRELGIGILLGGLVYLPLCLYELKMSPQLHYMFYGFSRAWHNVRRGDGWRPMVFMRDGLALGMWMCMAALVATWLWRSGTLKKVWGLPAGWVALALVVTAVLCKSTGATVLLLLGLGTLYAAQRWRTKLVVVAVVLLPVAYMYTRSVGGWDGQILLDMAEKISEDRRGSLEFRFKNEDILVARALRQPVFGWGGWGRNRPPVEEVENTVTDGLWVIAIGINGLVGLTAITAVQLLPLLLFMRRCPPEYWRHPLAAVPAVLGVLLVMYCIDNLFNAMPNPVFLVIAGAVTGLAVMLPQRSGAVARAARGPQVAVARLRPG, encoded by the coding sequence ATGAGTTTCACCGTCCCCCTGGCGATGTTCGGCTGGATCCCGGCCGTCTTCTTCCTTTTCACCGTGCTGCCGCCACGGCGGGCGGTGATTGCGGCCTTCCTGCTGGCCTGGCTCTTTCTGCCCAATCACGAGTACGTGATTTCGGGTATACCAAACTACGACAAACGGTCGGCGACCTGCGCGGGGGTGCTGCTGGCGACGATCCTGTTCGACCCGGACCGCTTTTTCGCGTTTCGGCCGCACTGGGCCGATCTGCCCATGTTGACATGGTGCCTGGTACCATACGCGTCTTCCGTGACGAACGGCCTGGGGGCCTACGACGGGGTGTCGGCGTCTGTGAACCAGATCGTGCAATGGGGCATTCCCTACTACATTGGCCGGTTGTACTTCCGGGACTGGGAAGGGCTGCGCGAGCTGGGGATTGGGATCCTGCTGGGGGGGCTCGTCTATCTGCCGCTGTGCCTGTACGAGCTCAAGATGAGTCCGCAACTGCACTACATGTTCTACGGATTCTCGCGGGCCTGGCACAACGTGCGGCGCGGTGATGGCTGGCGGCCGATGGTGTTCATGCGCGACGGGCTGGCGCTGGGCATGTGGATGTGCATGGCGGCGCTGGTGGCGACCTGGCTCTGGCGCAGCGGCACGCTCAAGAAAGTGTGGGGTCTGCCGGCGGGCTGGGTGGCGCTGGCGCTGGTTGTGACGGCGGTGCTGTGCAAATCGACAGGCGCAACCGTGCTGCTGCTGTTGGGGCTGGGCACCCTGTACGCAGCGCAGCGCTGGCGCACGAAACTGGTGGTGGTCGCGGTGGTGCTCTTGCCGGTGGCGTACATGTACACGCGCAGCGTCGGCGGATGGGACGGGCAGATCCTGCTGGACATGGCGGAGAAGATCAGCGAAGACCGCCGCGGTTCGCTCGAGTTCCGGTTCAAGAACGAGGACATCCTCGTGGCGCGGGCCCTGCGGCAGCCGGTGTTCGGTTGGGGGGGCTGGGGGCGCAATCGGCCGCCGGTCGAGGAAGTCGAGAACACGGTCACCGACGGCCTCTGGGTCATCGCTATCGGGATTAACGGCTTGGTTGGCCTGACGGCAATCACGGCCGTGCAGCTCCTGCCGCTGCTGCTGTTCATGCGGCGGTGTCCCCCCGAGTACTGGCGGCATCCACTGGCGGCGGTACCTGCGGTCCTCGGAGTGCTGCTGGTGATGTACTGTATCGACAACCTGTTCAATGCCATGCCGAACCCGGTCTTCCTCGTGATTGCGGGTGCGGTCACCGGGTTGGCCGTGATGCTGCCGCAGCGCTCCGGAGCGGTGGCGCGCGCGGCGCGGGGTCCGCAGGTGGCCGTCGCCCGTCTGCGTCCCGGCTAG
- a CDS encoding glycosyltransferase family 4 protein, producing the protein MKITFVTPPAAKAGGNRVIGIYARGLLARGHEVQLISAAPTGRGLRETLGHVARGRWWHLRQGSGKLADRMIPGVPHRILDKPPPVTPEDVPDADVVIATWWATSPWVASFPPEKGAKAYFMQDYGVAGQRLEQVVPTWSLPLHIITISQWLHDLVLSHVPGPVDLVPNAVDHQRFDAPPRDKQAVPTVGFVYSPYWSKGCDLCLRATELAREKLPTLRLVGFGGKTSAHPEFRPPAWAEFRWRAPDAVVPEIYASCDAWLFGSRLEGFGLPILEAMACRTPVIGTGAGAAPELIGEGGGLLVHPMHPDAMAAAIMRVAEMSNEEWRRMSDAAYATATRYTWDDATDLFEAALYRAAEREGRRVARPVTARA; encoded by the coding sequence ATGAAGATCACCTTCGTCACCCCCCCGGCCGCGAAAGCGGGTGGGAATCGCGTCATTGGGATTTACGCGCGCGGGCTGCTGGCGCGCGGGCATGAGGTGCAGCTCATCTCGGCGGCGCCGACCGGCCGGGGGTTGCGGGAGACGCTCGGCCACGTGGCCCGTGGGCGCTGGTGGCACCTGCGCCAGGGGAGCGGGAAGCTGGCTGACCGGATGATTCCCGGCGTGCCACATCGCATCCTCGACAAGCCGCCACCGGTCACGCCGGAGGACGTGCCCGATGCCGACGTGGTCATCGCGACGTGGTGGGCGACCAGTCCGTGGGTGGCCTCGTTCCCGCCGGAAAAGGGCGCGAAGGCGTACTTCATGCAGGATTACGGGGTGGCGGGTCAGCGGCTGGAGCAGGTCGTGCCGACCTGGAGTCTGCCGCTGCACATCATCACCATCTCGCAGTGGCTGCACGACCTCGTGCTCAGCCATGTGCCGGGACCGGTGGACCTGGTTCCGAATGCGGTCGATCATCAGCGATTCGATGCCCCGCCGCGCGACAAGCAGGCGGTGCCGACGGTCGGGTTCGTTTACTCGCCGTACTGGTCGAAGGGGTGCGACTTGTGCCTCCGGGCGACCGAGCTGGCTCGAGAGAAGCTGCCGACACTCCGCCTGGTCGGCTTCGGCGGCAAGACGAGTGCCCATCCGGAGTTCCGGCCGCCTGCGTGGGCCGAGTTTCGCTGGCGCGCGCCGGATGCGGTCGTGCCGGAGATTTACGCCTCCTGCGATGCCTGGCTGTTCGGGAGCCGGCTCGAGGGGTTTGGGTTGCCGATCCTGGAGGCGATGGCCTGCCGTACGCCGGTGATCGGGACGGGAGCGGGCGCCGCCCCGGAACTCATTGGTGAGGGCGGCGGTCTCCTGGTCCATCCGATGCACCCGGACGCGATGGCCGCGGCGATCATGCGCGTGGCTGAAATGTCGAACGAGGAGTGGCGTCGGATGTCAGATGCGGCCTACGCGACCGCGACGCGCTACACCTGGGACGATGCCACCGACCTGTTCGAGGCCGCGCTGTACCGGGCGGCCGAGCGTGAAGGGCGGCGTGTGGCGCGCCCCGTGACTGCACGGGCCTGA
- a CDS encoding glycosyltransferase, which yields MKTSRSPLVSVVIPLKNCARYVGDALESVCSQDYCNFEVLVIDDGSTDGSQAVVAGFGDERVRLLPNEGQGISAGFNTGLRQARGVYLMRCDADDWFTPGRIARQVAWMEAHPDVGVCCGLQEICWEDGEVVLEAGVHRTTARSVAGLIRAGRSVPRTVCAIYRTAALRAVGGCRPYFRTCEDDDLLMRLAERFDIWEVPDLVYRTRLRPSSITRTTSVAELRWFVAKCREFQRQRLDTGQDDLDRGRPPQVPERFESSRAKPVAWFAQDYLLADAWRYLDGGDSETAWLKCRRALSFAPTRGRAWLQGLRLLAVIAARAFRTRRPAVTREQV from the coding sequence GTGAAGACAAGCAGATCGCCACTCGTATCCGTCGTCATTCCGCTGAAGAACTGCGCGCGCTACGTCGGAGACGCCTTGGAGAGTGTCTGCTCGCAGGATTACTGCAATTTCGAGGTGCTCGTCATCGACGACGGATCGACGGATGGTTCACAGGCCGTCGTGGCGGGTTTTGGCGACGAGCGCGTGCGGCTGCTGCCGAACGAGGGCCAGGGGATCTCGGCCGGGTTCAATACGGGGCTGCGGCAGGCGCGCGGCGTGTATCTGATGCGTTGCGATGCGGACGACTGGTTCACCCCCGGGCGGATCGCGCGGCAGGTGGCGTGGATGGAGGCGCATCCGGACGTGGGTGTTTGCTGCGGCTTGCAGGAGATCTGCTGGGAAGACGGCGAGGTCGTACTCGAGGCGGGCGTGCACCGAACGACGGCTCGATCGGTCGCTGGGCTGATTCGCGCCGGCCGCAGTGTGCCGCGGACTGTGTGCGCGATCTACCGGACGGCTGCGCTGCGGGCGGTCGGCGGCTGCCGGCCGTATTTCCGTACCTGCGAGGACGATGATCTGCTGATGCGGCTCGCGGAGCGGTTCGACATCTGGGAAGTCCCGGATCTTGTGTATCGAACGCGCCTGCGGCCGAGCTCGATCACGCGGACCACGTCGGTGGCAGAGCTCCGTTGGTTTGTGGCGAAATGCCGGGAGTTTCAGCGCCAGCGGCTCGACACGGGGCAGGACGACCTGGATCGGGGCCGGCCACCGCAGGTGCCGGAGCGGTTCGAGTCCTCCCGGGCCAAGCCGGTGGCGTGGTTTGCGCAGGATTATCTGCTGGCGGATGCGTGGCGCTACCTGGATGGAGGTGACTCGGAAACGGCCTGGCTGAAGTGCCGGCGCGCGCTGTCGTTCGCACCGACTCGGGGCAGGGCCTGGTTACAGGGGCTGCGGCTGCTAGCCGTGATTGCCGCGCGGGCGTTCCGCACGCGGCGACCGGCTGTTACACGAGAGCAGGTATGA
- a CDS encoding glycosyltransferase: MVRSLLIAQGISWPHSRHGAAQRTELVRRALATRGPVDTVCVPVPAGWPIDADRVALAAQRIIAWFGESDEPPAGGWMRVAGAAPGPLGRLAAVFGRQDAYYAEHPAAARAVRELIAQQCYDVVVVRYLRTARLAGLDRPVGVPRLLDFDDVDWLRHASAAEAAPWTGWRGRLSERLVRRRLERLCRKAAGTFDHVWVTSPRDQAAVMPLAVTILPNIPFDVARPEMAAPEAAAPSDTILFVGLLSYPPNARGLAEFLTAVWPTVQAACPAARLRVVGGGASEADRERWSRAPGVELAGYVEDLAPEYAAAAFTIAPVYYGGGTKIKVVESLAYGRTIVVTPHALLGYEERLRHGQELWVGQTDAEFAEGCVRLLREPGERAVMAERGRAVVEAQFSPAAFERAVLEPLDRMTGGSRDARGAGNRPELCGAATTG; the protein is encoded by the coding sequence ATGGTTAGATCGTTGCTCATAGCTCAGGGCATCTCGTGGCCACACAGCCGGCACGGTGCAGCGCAGCGCACCGAGCTGGTGCGGCGTGCGCTCGCAACGCGCGGACCGGTCGATACCGTCTGCGTGCCTGTGCCGGCGGGCTGGCCGATAGACGCCGACCGCGTGGCGCTCGCCGCGCAGCGCATCATCGCGTGGTTCGGCGAGAGCGACGAGCCGCCGGCCGGCGGGTGGATGCGCGTGGCCGGCGCCGCGCCCGGCCCGTTGGGGCGACTCGCCGCGGTGTTTGGCCGGCAGGATGCGTACTACGCAGAGCACCCCGCGGCCGCACGGGCCGTACGCGAACTCATCGCGCAGCAGTGCTACGACGTGGTCGTGGTCCGCTACCTGCGAACGGCAAGGCTGGCAGGGCTCGACCGGCCGGTGGGCGTGCCGCGACTGCTGGACTTCGACGATGTCGACTGGCTGCGGCACGCATCGGCTGCGGAGGCGGCGCCTTGGACGGGTTGGCGCGGCCGGTTGAGCGAGCGGCTGGTCCGTCGCCGGTTGGAGCGGCTCTGCCGGAAGGCGGCCGGTACGTTCGACCACGTGTGGGTGACCAGCCCACGCGATCAGGCGGCGGTTATGCCGCTCGCCGTGACGATTCTGCCGAACATTCCTTTCGATGTCGCCAGACCCGAAATGGCCGCGCCGGAAGCGGCAGCGCCCAGCGACACTATTCTGTTCGTCGGACTGCTGAGCTACCCGCCGAACGCCCGGGGTCTCGCGGAGTTTCTAACTGCGGTGTGGCCGACAGTGCAGGCGGCGTGCCCGGCGGCGCGACTGCGGGTGGTAGGCGGCGGAGCGTCGGAGGCGGACCGCGAACGCTGGTCGCGAGCGCCGGGTGTGGAGTTGGCGGGGTATGTCGAGGACCTGGCGCCGGAGTACGCCGCGGCTGCGTTCACGATCGCGCCGGTGTACTACGGGGGCGGAACGAAGATCAAGGTGGTGGAGTCGTTGGCGTACGGCCGCACGATCGTCGTGACACCGCACGCGCTGCTCGGGTACGAAGAGAGACTGCGGCACGGTCAGGAATTGTGGGTTGGGCAGACGGATGCGGAGTTCGCGGAGGGGTGCGTGCGGCTCTTGCGGGAGCCCGGTGAGCGCGCGGTGATGGCGGAGCGCGGGCGAGCGGTGGTCGAGGCACAGTTCAGCCCGGCCGCGTTTGAGCGGGCAGTGCTCGAGCCGTTGGACCGGATGACGGGCGGGTCGCGCGATGCGCGTGGTGCGGGGAATCGACCGGAGTTGTGTGGCGCGGCGACAACCGGGTAG
- a CDS encoding polysaccharide pyruvyl transferase family protein, with the protein MRELVKLLLLDADCRATRFARTIRQSSESAGRILVLPPALTPGSVGDEAMLTAAIAALREAGVISVTALSQTDDDAWGAVCGFNGADVSLGSAPCRDFAATRRFARLAAAYSHFVTIGADMLDGCYGDYRSVQLIRAVEVASRVGVTAGFTAFSFNRMPSPAVISAMRRLPASVPLLARDPVSKERLEQQLDRRVEASADVAFLLRPELSCEESQSLSNWLQGHRAAGCTTFGVNLNVVPFAEAGVDPAAIPGMLANVLEAVDRKCGPLALLLVPHDRRDADRHASDAGLAKGLLDALPPQLRARTRMASTELRAAAIKALAAGLDAVLTGRMHFAIASLGMGVPVLCAPYQDKFEGLLALFDLPAALLGASDLRAEGAARKPSHRPYRDESRRRDEGPRPAAASDGARENRAAAAY; encoded by the coding sequence ATGCGTGAGCTCGTTAAATTACTACTTCTGGACGCTGACTGCCGCGCTACCCGCTTTGCGCGTACGATACGTCAGTCGTCCGAATCGGCTGGGCGGATTTTGGTGCTGCCCCCGGCGTTGACGCCGGGCAGCGTCGGTGACGAGGCAATGCTTACGGCGGCGATCGCGGCATTACGCGAAGCCGGTGTGATCTCAGTCACCGCACTCTCGCAAACGGACGATGACGCGTGGGGCGCGGTCTGCGGCTTCAATGGAGCAGATGTGAGCCTCGGATCGGCGCCATGCCGTGATTTCGCAGCAACTCGACGATTCGCCCGTCTTGCTGCTGCATACTCTCACTTCGTGACCATTGGCGCGGACATGCTCGATGGGTGCTACGGGGACTATCGCTCAGTTCAACTGATTCGAGCCGTCGAAGTCGCCTCGCGAGTGGGTGTGACTGCCGGCTTCACTGCTTTCAGCTTTAATCGAATGCCGTCACCGGCCGTGATTTCTGCCATGCGGCGACTTCCTGCATCCGTGCCACTGCTCGCGCGCGATCCGGTATCCAAGGAGCGACTTGAGCAGCAGCTCGACAGACGCGTTGAAGCGAGCGCTGATGTAGCCTTTCTTCTCAGGCCAGAGTTGAGCTGCGAAGAGTCGCAGTCGCTGTCCAATTGGCTTCAGGGGCATCGGGCGGCAGGCTGTACGACCTTCGGTGTCAATCTGAATGTTGTCCCGTTCGCGGAGGCCGGCGTCGACCCAGCCGCGATCCCTGGGATGCTCGCGAACGTGCTCGAAGCAGTAGATCGGAAGTGCGGCCCGCTCGCGCTGCTCCTGGTACCGCACGACCGTCGCGATGCCGATCGGCATGCATCCGATGCAGGGCTAGCTAAAGGACTTCTGGACGCACTACCCCCACAACTTCGCGCGCGCACGCGTATGGCGTCGACTGAACTGCGCGCAGCCGCAATCAAAGCGCTTGCGGCAGGACTGGACGCAGTCCTGACAGGCAGGATGCACTTCGCCATTGCATCTCTGGGGATGGGCGTGCCTGTACTCTGCGCGCCCTACCAGGATAAGTTCGAGGGTTTGCTCGCACTCTTCGACCTGCCGGCCGCATTACTTGGCGCGAGCGATCTGCGAGCCGAGGGTGCCGCTCGCAAGCCGAGTCATCGACCTTATCGCGACGAGAGCCGACGCCGCGATGAAGGTCCGAGACCGGCTGCCGCAAGTGACGGGGCTCGCGAGAACCGGGCTGCTGCGGCTTATTGA
- a CDS encoding oligosaccharide flippase family protein — protein MSSQVVPAQPGSGPVTPPVTGVAPPVQPTAPRSLRSLAIRGAAWTVVGYGASQVLRLGSNLILTRLLFPEAFGLMALVSVVLTGLQMFSDVGIGPSIIQNKRGEDPRFLNTAWTIQVFRGFALWIACSILAWPVALFYAEPQLLDLLPVAGLTAVIAGFNSPALALANRKLALGRLTLLELGTQIITLVVMVAWAWVWPTVWALLAGTLLGSVLKMAGTHVWLGGVRCRLEWDKEAFHSLITFGRWIFVTTILTFLGSQGDRLLLGKLLDVAFLGYFSIALMIRGTVYQVIQKVGTSVFFPVLSRIYRERPDEMDAKLAQVRLPQIVLGWTTWILLLIFGRQLIGILYDDRYLMVGEILVIAPLGSLLGILHVTYGSAILARGRSFIVAALQGLQVVLQLSSCYVGWVFGGALGAVWGLVVFNWLYYPISACFMWRMGLWQPRIDIPFVVLAAIILACKFVLDWA, from the coding sequence ATGTCGTCGCAGGTCGTGCCGGCGCAGCCGGGCAGTGGGCCGGTGACACCACCGGTCACGGGCGTGGCGCCCCCCGTGCAGCCGACTGCGCCGCGTTCGCTCAGGTCGCTGGCGATCCGCGGGGCGGCGTGGACCGTCGTGGGCTACGGCGCCAGCCAGGTGCTGCGGCTGGGCAGCAACCTGATCCTGACGCGGCTGCTCTTTCCCGAGGCCTTTGGGCTGATGGCCCTGGTGAGCGTGGTGCTTACGGGCCTGCAGATGTTCTCCGACGTCGGCATCGGCCCGAGCATCATCCAGAACAAGCGCGGCGAGGATCCCCGCTTCCTGAACACGGCCTGGACGATCCAGGTGTTCCGCGGGTTCGCCCTGTGGATCGCGTGCAGCATCCTGGCGTGGCCGGTGGCGCTGTTCTATGCCGAGCCGCAGCTTCTGGATCTGTTGCCGGTGGCGGGCCTGACGGCGGTGATCGCGGGTTTCAACTCGCCGGCGCTGGCGCTGGCCAACCGCAAGCTGGCCCTGGGCCGGCTGACGCTGCTGGAGTTGGGGACGCAGATCATCACGCTGGTGGTGATGGTGGCGTGGGCCTGGGTCTGGCCGACCGTCTGGGCGCTGCTGGCGGGGACGCTCCTGGGCAGCGTGCTGAAGATGGCGGGGACGCACGTGTGGCTGGGCGGCGTGCGCTGCCGGCTGGAGTGGGACAAGGAGGCGTTTCATTCGCTGATTACGTTCGGGCGATGGATCTTCGTCACGACGATCCTGACATTCCTGGGATCGCAGGGTGACCGCCTCCTCCTCGGTAAATTACTTGACGTCGCCTTTCTGGGGTACTTCAGCATTGCCCTGATGATTCGAGGCACCGTCTACCAGGTGATCCAGAAAGTGGGGACCAGCGTTTTCTTTCCTGTGCTCTCTCGCATTTACCGGGAGCGCCCCGACGAGATGGATGCGAAGCTAGCCCAAGTTCGGCTGCCGCAGATTGTGCTCGGTTGGACCACGTGGATACTGCTGCTGATCTTCGGCAGACAACTCATTGGCATTCTCTACGATGACCGTTATTTAATGGTGGGTGAAATACTCGTCATTGCACCACTCGGATCATTGCTTGGAATCCTGCACGTCACGTATGGCAGTGCCATACTAGCGCGTGGTCGATCGTTTATCGTTGCAGCGTTGCAGGGCCTGCAAGTCGTGCTGCAATTGAGTTCGTGTTACGTTGGATGGGTCTTTGGTGGTGCACTCGGAGCGGTGTGGGGCTTGGTCGTTTTTAATTGGTTGTACTACCCGATTTCGGCGTGCTTCATGTGGCGCATGGGGTTGTGGCAGCCGCGCATCGATATTCCGTTTGTGGTACTTGCGGCGATAATACTCGCCTGCAAGTTCGTTCTCGACTGGGCGTAA